A stretch of Candidatus Sphingomonas phytovorans DNA encodes these proteins:
- the mazG gene encoding nucleoside triphosphate pyrophosphohydrolase yields MNNPSNIERLVTIMERLRDPDHGCDWDVVQDFSTIAPYTIEEAYEVADAIARGDMADLKDELGDLLLQVVFHSRMAEEAGLFALPDVVASISDKMERRHPHVFGDSDGGHEQHWERLKAAEREAKGDAGALDGVAIGLPALLRAEKLQKRAARTGFDWPDPSGARAKIDEEIAEIGAASPAEREEEIGDLLFAVVNWSRHLGVDPEAALRVANAKFERRFKAMEAEAGEAFAGLDLEAKEALWVSAKRAENS; encoded by the coding sequence GTGAACAACCCTTCCAATATCGAGCGCCTCGTCACGATCATGGAGCGGTTGCGCGATCCCGATCATGGATGTGACTGGGACGTCGTGCAGGATTTCTCGACGATCGCGCCTTATACCATCGAGGAAGCCTATGAGGTGGCCGACGCGATCGCCCGCGGCGACATGGCCGATCTCAAGGACGAGCTTGGCGACCTGCTCCTCCAGGTCGTGTTCCACAGCCGCATGGCCGAGGAAGCCGGCCTGTTCGCGCTGCCTGACGTCGTGGCCTCGATCAGCGACAAGATGGAACGCCGGCACCCGCATGTGTTCGGCGACAGCGATGGCGGCCATGAGCAGCATTGGGAAAGGCTGAAGGCAGCCGAGCGCGAGGCAAAGGGCGATGCCGGCGCGCTCGATGGAGTCGCGATCGGCCTGCCAGCACTACTTCGCGCCGAGAAGTTGCAGAAGCGTGCGGCGCGGACGGGGTTCGACTGGCCCGATCCCTCGGGTGCCCGTGCCAAGATCGACGAGGAGATCGCCGAGATCGGGGCTGCCTCTCCCGCCGAGCGCGAGGAAGAGATTGGCGACCTGCTGTTCGCGGTGGTGAACTGGTCGCGGCACCTCGGCGTCGATCCCGAGGCGGCGTTGCGCGTGGCGAATGCGAAGTTCGAGCGGCGGTTCAAGGCAATGGAGGCCGAGGCCGGCGAAGCGTTCGCGGGGCTTGATCTGGAGGCGAAGGAAGCACTTTGGGTATCGGCCAAGCGCGCCGAGAATAGTTGA
- a CDS encoding MBL fold metallo-hydrolase, producing the protein MKVRILGSGTSSGVPRIGNDWGDCDPAEPRNRRLRASILVETGTTRVLVDTSPDMREQLLAADVATVDAVIWTHDHADHCHGIDDLRQVYHAMGHPVRGMARPATRDALVERFAYAFLGRDGYPSTVAMETLPDAITIGDVAIRAVDQPHGNILSAGLRFDTPAGSIGYATDFNILTDDMRALYQDLDVWIVDALRYRPHPTHPDVPTVLGWIEELRPRRTAFIHMDQSMDYATLRAALPAGVEPGYDGMEVTP; encoded by the coding sequence GTGAAAGTCCGGATCCTCGGATCTGGCACATCCTCGGGCGTGCCGCGCATCGGCAATGACTGGGGCGATTGCGATCCGGCCGAGCCGCGCAACCGTCGGCTGCGGGCCTCGATCCTGGTCGAGACCGGGACGACCCGGGTCCTGGTCGATACGAGCCCCGACATGCGCGAGCAGCTGCTGGCGGCCGATGTCGCGACGGTCGACGCGGTGATCTGGACTCACGACCATGCCGATCATTGCCACGGCATCGACGATCTGCGGCAGGTCTATCATGCGATGGGCCATCCGGTGCGCGGCATGGCTCGGCCGGCGACGCGGGACGCGCTGGTCGAGCGCTTCGCTTATGCGTTTCTCGGGCGTGACGGCTATCCATCGACCGTGGCGATGGAGACGCTGCCCGACGCGATCACCATCGGCGACGTCGCGATCCGTGCCGTCGACCAGCCGCACGGCAATATCCTGTCTGCCGGGTTGCGGTTCGACACGCCGGCCGGATCGATCGGATATGCCACGGATTTCAATATCCTGACTGATGATATGCGCGCGCTGTATCAGGACCTGGACGTATGGATCGTCGATGCGTTGCGCTATCGGCCGCATCCGACTCATCCCGATGTGCCGACCGTGCTTGGCTGGATCGAGGAGCTGCGGCCGCGTCGGACCGCTTTCATCCATATGGACCAGTCGATGGACTATGCCACGCTGCGCGCTGCGCTTCCGGCTGGCGTCGAACCCGGTTATGACGGGATGGAGGTGACGCCGTGA
- a CDS encoding TatD family hydrolase: MFADSHCHLNYKGLHEQQPEILARARARGVSAMLNISTRESEWDAVIGTAEREPDVWATVGIHPHEADQHPDVGTARLVERAAHPRVVGIGESGLDYYYDHSDRERQRASFRAHIAAARETGLPIVVHTRDAEDDTAEILREEMGKGAYPGVIHCFTASGAFADIALELGLYISISGIVTFKNAKDLQETAARLPIERLLIETDAPFLAPVPHRGKTGEPAFVADTAEFLAKLRGEDVSVLAEKTAENFHALFAKTTA; the protein is encoded by the coding sequence ATGTTCGCCGACAGTCATTGCCACCTGAACTACAAGGGGCTGCACGAGCAGCAGCCCGAGATACTGGCCCGCGCCAGGGCCCGGGGCGTGTCCGCCATGCTCAATATCTCCACGCGCGAGAGCGAGTGGGATGCGGTGATCGGCACGGCCGAGCGCGAGCCGGACGTGTGGGCGACCGTTGGCATCCATCCGCATGAGGCCGACCAGCATCCCGATGTGGGCACGGCGCGGCTGGTGGAGCGCGCGGCGCATCCGCGAGTCGTCGGGATCGGCGAGAGCGGGCTCGACTATTATTACGATCACAGCGACCGCGAGCGGCAGCGGGCGAGTTTCCGCGCGCATATCGCGGCGGCGCGCGAGACCGGCCTGCCGATCGTCGTGCATACGCGTGACGCCGAGGACGATACCGCCGAGATCCTGCGCGAGGAAATGGGGAAGGGCGCCTATCCCGGCGTGATCCATTGCTTCACGGCGAGCGGAGCTTTTGCCGATATCGCGCTGGAACTGGGCCTTTATATCTCCATTTCAGGCATCGTGACGTTCAAGAATGCCAAGGACCTGCAGGAAACCGCCGCGCGGTTGCCGATCGAGCGGCTGCTGATCGAAACCGATGCGCCTTTCCTTGCGCCAGTGCCGCATCGCGGGAAAACCGGCGAACCAGCGTTCGTGGCCGATACTGCCGAGTTCCTGGCCAAGCTGCGCGGCGAGGATGTGTCGGTGCTGGCGGAAAAGACGGCCGAGAACTTTCACGCATTGTTTGCCAAGACGACCGCGTGA
- the metG gene encoding methionine--tRNA ligase: MGQPYYITTAISYPNGRPHIGHAYEAIATDAIARYHRQAGRDVRFQTGTDEHGLKMVQTARDRGVETRALADEMSSYFKEMDDRLNISYDRFIRTVEPAHHAASAAIWQAMEAAGDLYMDKYEGWYSVRDEAFYDEKELVADEKGGEGAKLSPQGTPVEWTVEETWFFRLSKYQQPLLDLYESHPEFIRPEARRNEVMRFVEGGLSDLSVSRTSFDWGVKVPGSPGHVMYVWVDALTNYLTGAGYPDNAADLARYWPADLHVIGKDIVRFHAVYWPAFLMSAKLALPKQVFGHGFLLNRGEKMSKSVGNVTDPMELVDRFGVDALRYFLLREVSFGQDGSYSEEAIVTRCNADLANNFGNLAQRCLSIIAKNCDGVVPESGPRTDPDNALMASIEAAEAGLHAAMKDLALHNALEAVWAAARDTNQYFADAAPWSVRKTDPARADAILHLTIEAIRRIAIMARWAIPDGADRLLDLLGQETGARNFDSLGVPVVAGTVLPAPSGVFPRLELTEAA, from the coding sequence ATGGGTCAGCCTTATTACATCACCACCGCGATCAGCTATCCGAACGGGCGGCCGCATATCGGCCACGCTTATGAGGCGATCGCGACCGACGCGATCGCGCGCTATCACCGTCAGGCCGGGCGCGACGTGCGGTTCCAGACCGGCACCGATGAACATGGCCTGAAAATGGTCCAGACAGCACGTGACCGTGGTGTCGAGACGCGCGCGCTTGCCGACGAGATGTCGTCCTATTTCAAGGAAATGGACGATCGCCTGAACATTTCCTACGATCGGTTCATCCGCACCGTCGAACCGGCGCACCATGCCGCGAGCGCTGCGATCTGGCAGGCGATGGAAGCTGCCGGCGACCTGTACATGGACAAATATGAGGGCTGGTATTCAGTCCGCGACGAAGCGTTCTACGACGAGAAAGAACTGGTCGCCGACGAGAAGGGCGGGGAAGGGGCCAAGCTTTCCCCGCAGGGCACGCCGGTGGAATGGACGGTCGAGGAGACGTGGTTCTTCCGGCTGTCGAAATATCAACAACCGCTGCTCGACCTGTACGAGTCCCATCCCGAGTTCATCCGGCCGGAGGCCCGGCGCAACGAGGTGATGCGCTTCGTCGAGGGTGGGCTTTCCGATCTGTCGGTGTCGCGGACCAGCTTCGACTGGGGCGTGAAGGTGCCGGGCAGCCCCGGGCATGTCATGTATGTCTGGGTCGACGCGCTGACCAATTACCTGACCGGGGCGGGCTATCCGGACAATGCGGCCGACCTGGCGCGCTACTGGCCGGCGGACCTGCATGTGATCGGCAAGGATATCGTGCGTTTTCACGCCGTTTACTGGCCGGCTTTCCTGATGTCGGCGAAGCTGGCGCTGCCGAAACAGGTGTTCGGGCACGGCTTTCTGCTCAACCGCGGCGAGAAGATGTCGAAATCGGTCGGCAACGTCACCGACCCGATGGAACTGGTCGACCGCTTCGGTGTCGACGCGCTGCGCTATTTCCTGTTGCGGGAGGTGAGCTTCGGCCAGGATGGCAGCTATTCGGAAGAGGCGATCGTCACGCGGTGCAATGCCGATCTGGCGAATAATTTCGGTAACCTGGCGCAGCGGTGCCTGTCGATCATCGCCAAGAATTGCGACGGCGTGGTGCCTGAATCGGGCCCACGGACTGATCCGGACAACGCGCTGATGGCCAGTATCGAGGCTGCCGAGGCCGGGCTGCACGCTGCAATGAAGGATCTGGCGCTTCACAATGCACTCGAAGCGGTCTGGGCGGCGGCGCGCGATACGAATCAGTATTTCGCCGACGCAGCACCCTGGAGCGTGCGCAAGACCGATCCCGCCCGGGCCGACGCGATCCTGCACCTGACGATCGAGGCGATCCGGCGGATCGCGATCATGGCGCGCTGGGCGATCCCGGATGGCGCTGACCGGTTGCTTGATCTGCTTGGCCAGGAGACCGGCGCGCGAAACTTCGATTCACTGGGCGTGCCAGTGGTGGCGGGCACGGTGCTGCCGGCGCCGAGCGGGGTGTTCCCGCGGCTGGAGCTGACGGAGGCCGCCTGA
- a CDS encoding TonB-dependent receptor, which translates to MHNPKAFRLQLLLGGALLATMASPALAETAPPAQPVADEAKPADAAPADSGQIADIVVTALKRETNLQKTPIAISVVSPEVIADRHVQSLIDLADGAVPSLRIATFEARQSALTVGIRGIVPFDANQTARDQGVGVYIDGIYLGRQQGLNAALFDVERVEVLRGPQGTLFGRNTEGGALSIVTKAPTGEFGGRVSGGIGNYGQYDGQVHLDLPAFHNFAVKLDGVIQHQDPTVKDPLAGQIGWNAYNRVGGRIAARWQPFDGFTADFSFDKAKDENTPFFSQLINYNPLGRTVGVYTGTTLGPPPGGTCTPACIAPLSPLVGIHPDRQDVADVGVPQQYSVDRTSGESAKLSYKVSPALELRSITAWRKVSTNQWDNSGGPERVQFVPNGKTSRYSLSDLYQNQFSQEFQAVGSFAQVDYVAGLYYFNEEARESAATPSSIQWNANGTAYTILPSQVFGPINSNNQGWDYNSRFLQRASVNRTRSYAAYGQATYTPDFADALHLTVGGRYTKDKRDGVLYMVSGVPTNYQLHYDRGRFDPMVTLAFDATPDVNLYAKYSTGFRAGGANDRSSNFSAFGPESVKAYEIGAKMDLFNRKVRINLAGYIMDRSGTQIDFDNVDTNQFLPGTTTPNPNFNLHTENTANAPGISKIRGVEVDVTARPIEHLTLGASYAYTYTNVPLTPNPNPGPTFGVLTQVFVVYTPRNAASGYIDYEVPVGGSDAKLRLHLDANYADPNYSFQAENVKTDSSFIVNGRLALAGVQIGDANKATFSVWTRNLFNEQHIYRRSGANDAVLGSYANFNTPRTFGGEVSVNF; encoded by the coding sequence ATGCACAATCCCAAAGCCTTCCGGCTTCAGCTGTTGCTGGGCGGCGCCCTGCTGGCGACCATGGCGTCGCCGGCCCTGGCCGAAACCGCCCCGCCGGCACAGCCTGTCGCGGACGAAGCCAAGCCGGCCGACGCGGCCCCGGCTGATAGCGGACAGATCGCGGATATCGTCGTGACCGCGTTGAAGCGCGAGACCAACCTCCAGAAGACGCCGATCGCGATCTCCGTGGTCAGCCCCGAGGTGATCGCCGACCGGCACGTGCAGAGCCTGATCGACCTGGCGGACGGTGCCGTCCCCTCGCTCCGGATCGCGACCTTCGAGGCGCGCCAGTCGGCGCTGACCGTCGGCATCCGCGGCATCGTACCGTTCGACGCCAACCAGACGGCCCGCGACCAGGGCGTCGGCGTCTATATCGACGGTATCTATCTCGGCCGCCAGCAGGGCCTCAACGCCGCCCTGTTCGATGTCGAGCGCGTCGAAGTGCTTCGCGGCCCGCAGGGAACGCTGTTCGGTCGCAACACCGAAGGCGGCGCACTGAGCATCGTCACCAAGGCCCCGACCGGCGAATTCGGCGGCCGCGTCTCGGGCGGTATCGGCAATTACGGGCAATATGACGGGCAGGTCCATCTCGACCTCCCCGCATTCCACAATTTCGCGGTCAAGCTGGACGGCGTGATCCAGCACCAGGATCCGACGGTCAAGGATCCGCTCGCGGGCCAGATCGGCTGGAATGCCTATAATCGTGTCGGTGGCCGCATCGCCGCGCGCTGGCAGCCCTTTGACGGCTTCACCGCCGACTTCTCGTTCGACAAGGCCAAGGACGAGAACACGCCTTTCTTCAGCCAGCTGATCAACTATAACCCGCTTGGCCGCACCGTTGGCGTGTACACCGGCACCACGCTTGGGCCGCCCCCCGGCGGCACCTGCACCCCGGCCTGCATCGCACCGTTGTCGCCCCTGGTCGGCATCCACCCGGATCGTCAGGACGTCGCCGATGTCGGCGTGCCGCAGCAATACAGCGTCGACAGGACCAGCGGAGAAAGCGCCAAGCTCTCCTACAAGGTCTCGCCAGCACTTGAGCTTCGCTCGATCACCGCGTGGCGCAAGGTTTCCACCAACCAGTGGGATAACTCGGGCGGTCCGGAGCGGGTTCAGTTCGTGCCGAACGGCAAGACCAGCCGCTACAGCCTCTCGGACCTCTATCAGAACCAGTTCAGCCAGGAATTCCAGGCGGTCGGCAGCTTCGCCCAGGTCGATTACGTGGCAGGACTGTACTATTTCAACGAAGAGGCCCGGGAATCGGCAGCGACCCCGTCTTCGATCCAGTGGAACGCAAACGGCACCGCCTATACGATCCTTCCCTCCCAGGTGTTCGGACCGATCAACTCCAACAATCAGGGCTGGGACTATAACTCGCGCTTCCTGCAGCGTGCCAGTGTCAACCGCACCCGCAGCTACGCGGCCTATGGCCAGGCAACCTACACGCCTGACTTCGCCGATGCCCTGCATCTGACGGTCGGCGGCCGCTACACCAAGGACAAGCGCGACGGCGTCCTCTACATGGTGTCGGGCGTGCCGACGAACTATCAGCTCCATTATGACCGGGGCCGGTTCGACCCGATGGTCACACTGGCGTTTGACGCGACGCCGGACGTCAATCTCTACGCCAAATATTCGACTGGCTTCCGTGCCGGTGGCGCGAACGACCGCTCGTCGAATTTCTCCGCTTTCGGTCCGGAATCGGTGAAGGCCTACGAGATCGGCGCGAAGATGGACCTGTTCAATCGCAAGGTTCGCATCAACCTCGCCGGATACATCATGGATCGGTCGGGAACTCAGATCGACTTCGACAATGTCGACACCAACCAGTTCCTGCCCGGCACCACGACGCCTAACCCGAACTTCAACCTGCATACCGAGAACACGGCCAATGCGCCGGGTATCTCCAAGATCCGGGGCGTCGAGGTTGACGTTACCGCGCGGCCGATCGAGCATCTGACGCTCGGTGCGTCCTATGCCTATACCTACACCAACGTGCCGCTGACGCCGAACCCCAACCCGGGGCCGACGTTCGGCGTGCTGACCCAGGTGTTCGTGGTCTATACCCCGCGCAACGCGGCGTCCGGCTATATCGATTACGAAGTGCCGGTCGGTGGCAGCGATGCGAAGCTTCGCCTGCACCTGGATGCCAACTACGCTGACCCGAACTACAGCTTCCAGGCCGAAAACGTGAAGACCGACTCAAGCTTCATCGTCAACGGCCGCCTCGCGCTGGCTGGCGTTCAGATCGGCGACGCCAACAAGGCGACCTTCTCGGTCTGGACGCGCAACCTGTTCAACGAGCAGCACATCTATCGCCGCTCGGGCGCCAACGACGCGGTGCTGGGCAGCTATGCCAACTTCAACACGCCGCGGACCTTCGGCGGCGAAGTGAGCGTCAATTTCTGA
- a CDS encoding ATP-binding protein, whose translation MRPRSLRAIMTVYVVVFLVALVAIRTVNYAIDSAALLKEVDRRLASEASAISGGGIPQGEMIERIAAAQREHDTADLFYMLVDREGRRIGGNLRLKRLPPIGYSNFGEDAQVEGVMHGRALARTATGGATLVVVSDNDVVESFDSLLFRVQLFGLGITTLMLIGGAVGIMTVIGGRMRAMQRTVDAVMDGDLKSRIPLDGTRSEFDQQAAAFNKMLDRIDDLMANIKHAARDVTHELKSPLARLRARTAAIARRSEGEPIGADIADILAQTDQIIDLFGSLLRLWEIEGGHRRERFADVDLGDLARETGESLRLVAEEEGRPLHLDITDSLPVRGDPNLLRQMLVNLIENAIRHTPRGTRIMVSTERRRNSVAVIVADNGPGIPAAEHDTVIRRFGRLEAEGKPAGQGLGLTLVDAIARLHDGTLILEDAAPGLRAVVVLPPQR comes from the coding sequence ATGCGGCCGAGATCCCTCCGCGCGATCATGACGGTCTATGTGGTCGTCTTCCTGGTCGCGCTGGTGGCGATCCGTACCGTCAACTACGCCATCGACAGCGCAGCCCTGCTCAAGGAGGTCGACCGTCGCCTGGCGAGCGAGGCAAGCGCGATCAGCGGCGGTGGGATTCCTCAAGGGGAGATGATCGAGCGGATCGCCGCCGCGCAACGCGAGCATGACACCGCCGACCTGTTCTACATGCTGGTTGACCGGGAAGGGCGGCGAATCGGCGGCAATTTGCGCCTGAAACGCCTGCCGCCGATCGGCTATTCCAATTTCGGCGAGGACGCCCAGGTCGAGGGCGTGATGCATGGCCGCGCGCTGGCCCGAACGGCTACCGGTGGCGCCACTCTGGTGGTCGTCTCCGACAACGACGTCGTCGAAAGCTTCGACAGCCTCTTGTTCCGCGTCCAACTGTTCGGGCTCGGCATTACGACCCTGATGCTGATCGGTGGCGCCGTCGGTATCATGACGGTGATCGGCGGACGGATGCGGGCCATGCAACGCACCGTCGATGCGGTGATGGACGGTGACCTGAAAAGCCGGATCCCGCTGGACGGGACTCGCAGCGAATTCGACCAGCAGGCAGCTGCCTTCAACAAGATGCTCGACCGGATCGACGATCTCATGGCGAACATCAAGCACGCTGCCAGGGACGTCACCCATGAGCTCAAAAGCCCGTTGGCCCGGCTGCGTGCCCGCACCGCCGCCATTGCGCGGCGTTCCGAGGGGGAGCCGATCGGCGCCGACATTGCCGATATCCTGGCGCAGACCGACCAGATCATCGACCTGTTCGGGAGCCTGTTGCGGTTGTGGGAGATAGAGGGCGGCCACCGGCGCGAGCGTTTTGCCGATGTGGATCTGGGCGACCTCGCGCGTGAGACCGGAGAGTCGCTGAGACTGGTCGCCGAGGAAGAAGGGCGTCCGCTGCACCTCGATATCACCGACAGCCTGCCGGTACGGGGGGATCCGAACCTGTTGCGCCAGATGCTCGTCAACCTGATCGAGAACGCCATCCGGCATACGCCGCGGGGCACCCGGATCATGGTGAGCACGGAGCGTCGCAGAAATTCGGTCGCGGTGATCGTCGCGGATAATGGGCCGGGCATTCCGGCGGCCGAGCATGACACGGTGATCCGGCGCTTCGGGCGGCTCGAGGCGGAGGGCAAGCCGGCGGGGCAGGGACTGGGCCTGACCCTGGTCGATGCGATCGCGCGACTGCATGACGGCACGCTCATCCTGGAGGATGCGGCGCCCGGCCTGCGCGCCGTGGTCGTGTTGCCACCTCAGCGCTGA
- a CDS encoding response regulator transcription factor — protein MRLLVVEDDPRAAKQLVADLEELGHEAVVAADGRAALAIATDGRFEAVLLDIMLPYVDGVGVAKLLRDRDIDVPIIMLTALADLEQRLIGLDAGADDYLVKPAAPAEIDARLRAIVRRAARTSDSGIMRVGDIEVNEVKYRATRAGRVLVLPKLEFQVLCELVRNANSIVTRQMFYQNVWKYDFEPTTNIIESYIRHLRLHLNQPGERDPIATIRGVGYMITDRTDTGGD, from the coding sequence ATGCGACTTCTGGTCGTGGAGGATGATCCGCGCGCGGCGAAACAGCTTGTCGCCGACCTTGAAGAGCTGGGCCATGAAGCGGTCGTGGCGGCTGACGGCCGTGCGGCGCTGGCCATTGCCACGGACGGCAGGTTCGAGGCGGTGCTGCTCGATATCATGCTGCCCTATGTCGACGGGGTGGGGGTCGCCAAGCTGCTGCGCGACCGCGATATCGATGTGCCGATCATCATGCTCACCGCGCTTGCCGATCTGGAACAGCGGCTGATCGGTCTGGACGCCGGGGCCGACGATTATCTGGTCAAGCCGGCGGCACCGGCCGAGATCGACGCCCGGCTGCGGGCGATCGTCCGGCGGGCGGCCAGAACGAGCGATTCCGGTATCATGCGGGTCGGCGATATCGAGGTGAACGAGGTCAAGTACCGCGCCACGCGGGCCGGTCGCGTGCTCGTCCTGCCGAAGCTGGAATTCCAGGTGCTGTGCGAGCTTGTGCGGAACGCCAACAGCATCGTCACCCGGCAGATGTTCTATCAGAATGTCTGGAAATATGATTTCGAGCCGACGACGAACATCATCGAATCCTATATCCGCCACCTCAGGCTCCATCTGAACCAGCCGGGCGAGCGGGACCCGATCGCCACCATCCGCGGGGTCGGGTACATGATCACCGATCGGACGGACACGGGCGGGGACTGA
- a CDS encoding glutathione-dependent formaldehyde-activating, GFA: MAYFPPEQVKISGETTAYIWGDRMIGIHHCPICGCGTHWQTLGEDFGKMGINARLLDTFDEEIVEVRKVDNAD, encoded by the coding sequence GTGGCGTACTTCCCGCCGGAACAGGTGAAGATTTCAGGCGAGACGACCGCCTATATCTGGGGCGATCGAATGATCGGCATTCACCACTGCCCAATCTGCGGCTGCGGTACTCACTGGCAGACCCTTGGAGAAGATTTCGGGAAAATGGGCATCAACGCCCGTTTGCTCGACACATTCGACGAAGAGATCGTCGAGGTGAGGAAGGTCGACAACGCGGATTAG
- a CDS encoding AAA family ATPase has product MTLPVGNEAAHAAFAAAMASGALHHAWLFAGPEGVGKASFARAAALRLLAEGASPGTLPPGFDVPEGDRTRSLVAAGSHPDYRELARQPKDADKPGQDLARSITIAQVRSLQPMFATTPSMSSRRMVLIDAIDDLERGGANALLKNLEEPPAGTIFLLISHAPGRLLPTIRSRCRLLRFDPLDEVAMAGVLRRTLPECDEAEIAALVKAGQGAPGRALGFAGLDLAKLDDAMAAIARDGDPGNARRSRLAKMLAPKAAQPRYEAFLDRAPAFIASVAPSRRGRRLQTALDSYDAARALAATARGLSLDSQATVYEMAGLVAKLAEA; this is encoded by the coding sequence ATGACGTTGCCGGTCGGCAATGAAGCGGCGCACGCTGCCTTCGCGGCAGCGATGGCGAGCGGGGCGTTGCACCATGCCTGGCTGTTCGCCGGGCCCGAGGGTGTCGGCAAGGCGAGCTTCGCCCGGGCGGCGGCGCTTCGGCTTCTGGCCGAAGGCGCTTCGCCAGGCACGCTGCCACCAGGCTTCGACGTGCCGGAGGGCGACCGGACCCGATCGCTGGTCGCCGCGGGATCGCATCCCGATTATCGCGAACTGGCGCGCCAGCCCAAGGACGCCGACAAGCCGGGGCAGGATCTCGCGCGGAGCATCACGATCGCGCAGGTCAGATCGCTCCAGCCGATGTTCGCGACCACGCCGTCAATGTCGTCGCGGCGCATGGTGCTGATCGACGCGATCGACGATCTGGAGCGGGGCGGGGCGAACGCCCTGCTCAAGAACCTGGAAGAACCGCCCGCCGGCACGATCTTCCTGCTGATCAGCCATGCCCCGGGTCGGTTGCTGCCGACGATCCGGTCGCGATGCCGGCTGCTGCGCTTCGACCCGCTCGACGAAGTGGCGATGGCCGGCGTGCTCCGCCGCACGCTGCCCGAATGCGACGAGGCTGAGATCGCCGCACTGGTCAAGGCGGGACAGGGCGCGCCGGGCCGGGCGCTCGGCTTTGCCGGACTTGATCTGGCCAAGCTCGATGACGCCATGGCTGCGATCGCGCGCGATGGCGATCCCGGCAACGCGCGGCGCAGCAGGCTGGCCAAGATGCTCGCGCCCAAGGCGGCCCAGCCGCGCTACGAGGCATTTCTCGATCGCGCGCCCGCGTTCATTGCCTCAGTAGCGCCGTCCCGACGGGGACGGCGATTGCAGACGGCGCTCGACAGCTATGACGCGGCGCGGGCACTGGCCGCGACCGCCCGGGGATTGTCGCTGGATTCGCAGGCGACGGTCTATGAAATGGCCGGGCTGGTGGCGAAGCTCGCCGAGGCATAG
- the tmk gene encoding dTMP kinase has translation MTTGRFISLEGGEGAGKSTQAKRLAEALGARGIETLVTREPGGSEGAEAIRALLMQGDVKRWSPHSEALLFAAARADHVEKLIRPAVGAGTWVICDRFIDSSRAYQGVAGGIDDAAVLALHAFGSRGLLPDRTFVLEVPPEQGRARAEVRDGVGADRFAARGDAFHADVAAAFRRFAEHEPERVRLIDASGTPETVTEALLADLGDLLP, from the coding sequence GTGACGACCGGGCGCTTCATCTCGCTCGAGGGCGGGGAAGGGGCCGGCAAATCGACTCAGGCGAAGCGGCTGGCCGAGGCGCTGGGCGCACGCGGCATCGAGACGCTGGTGACTCGCGAGCCTGGCGGCAGCGAGGGCGCGGAGGCGATCCGCGCTCTGCTGATGCAAGGCGACGTCAAGCGCTGGAGCCCCCACAGCGAGGCGCTGTTGTTCGCGGCGGCGCGCGCCGACCATGTCGAGAAGCTGATCCGCCCGGCTGTCGGCGCCGGCACCTGGGTGATCTGCGACCGCTTCATCGACAGCTCGCGCGCCTATCAGGGCGTTGCGGGCGGGATCGATGATGCCGCCGTGCTGGCGCTCCACGCGTTCGGATCGCGCGGCCTTTTGCCCGATCGTACTTTCGTGCTCGAAGTGCCGCCCGAACAGGGCCGCGCCCGCGCCGAGGTGCGTGACGGCGTTGGGGCGGATCGCTTCGCGGCTCGGGGTGATGCCTTCCATGCCGACGTCGCCGCCGCGTTCCGGCGATTCGCGGAGCATGAGCCCGAACGGGTACGGCTGATCGACGCGTCGGGCACGCCCGAGACGGTGACCGAAGCGCTGCTCGCCGATCTCGGCGACCTGCTGCCATGA